Proteins encoded by one window of Lathyrus oleraceus cultivar Zhongwan6 chromosome 1, CAAS_Psat_ZW6_1.0, whole genome shotgun sequence:
- the LOC127136527 gene encoding translation machinery-associated protein 22 isoform X1 gives MAEKPQPVRVLYCQVCSLPPEYCEFGSDFNKCKPWLIQNVPDLYPNLLNEANEKEADKVADKLQATGISSASSAGAASSAGKPEEVKRLPGGKIKKKDKQEVIIEKVVRNKRKSITTVKGLELFGVKLSDASKKLGKKFATGASVVKGPTEKEQIDVQGDISYDIVEFITDTWPDVPERAIFFIEDGKKVPAA, from the exons ATGGCAGAAAAACCCCAACCGGTTCGGGTATTATACTGCCAGGTTTGCAGTTTACCCCCTGAGTATTGCGAATTCGGATCCGATTTCAATAAATGCAAACCCTGGTTGATCCAAAACGTACCCGATTTATACCCTAATCTTCTTAACG AGGCAAATGAGAAGGAAGCTGATAAAGTTGCTGATAAGCTACAAGCTACTGGTATATCTTCTGCTTCTAGTGCTGGTGCTGCTTCTTCAg CAGGGAAGCCAGAAGAGGTTAAACGCCTTCCAGGTGGGAAGATAAAGAAGAAG GACAAGCAAGAGGTTATAATTGAGAAGGTCGTACGTAACAAACGAAAATCTATCACCACTGTTAAGGGCTTGGAACTTTTTG GTGTCAAGCTCAGTGATGCTTCAAAGAAACTCGGGAAAAAGTTTGCTACAGGAGCTTCTGTTGTCAAG GGCCCAACTGAGAAAGAACAAATTGATGTTCAAGGGGATATATCTTATGACATTGTGGAGTTCATTACAGATACATGGCCTGAT GTTCCGGAAAGAGCAATTTTCTTTATAGAAGATGGGAAGAAGGTTCCAGCTGCTTGA
- the LOC127136527 gene encoding translation machinery-associated protein 22 isoform X2 yields MAEKPQPVRVLYCQVCSLPPEYCEFGSDFNKCKPWLIQNVPDLYPNLLNEANEKEADKVADKLQATGISSASSAGAASSGKPEEVKRLPGGKIKKKDKQEVIIEKVVRNKRKSITTVKGLELFGVKLSDASKKLGKKFATGASVVKGPTEKEQIDVQGDISYDIVEFITDTWPDVPERAIFFIEDGKKVPAA; encoded by the exons ATGGCAGAAAAACCCCAACCGGTTCGGGTATTATACTGCCAGGTTTGCAGTTTACCCCCTGAGTATTGCGAATTCGGATCCGATTTCAATAAATGCAAACCCTGGTTGATCCAAAACGTACCCGATTTATACCCTAATCTTCTTAACG AGGCAAATGAGAAGGAAGCTGATAAAGTTGCTGATAAGCTACAAGCTACTGGTATATCTTCTGCTTCTAGTGCTGGTGCTGCTTCTTCAg GGAAGCCAGAAGAGGTTAAACGCCTTCCAGGTGGGAAGATAAAGAAGAAG GACAAGCAAGAGGTTATAATTGAGAAGGTCGTACGTAACAAACGAAAATCTATCACCACTGTTAAGGGCTTGGAACTTTTTG GTGTCAAGCTCAGTGATGCTTCAAAGAAACTCGGGAAAAAGTTTGCTACAGGAGCTTCTGTTGTCAAG GGCCCAACTGAGAAAGAACAAATTGATGTTCAAGGGGATATATCTTATGACATTGTGGAGTTCATTACAGATACATGGCCTGAT GTTCCGGAAAGAGCAATTTTCTTTATAGAAGATGGGAAGAAGGTTCCAGCTGCTTGA
- the LOC127115755 gene encoding uncharacterized protein LOC127115755, which yields MSEADSVSAYDMIASWLISPSCIFLFLNLVIGTIAITSRFAAQRKNLPDSSQQLVPPTSSFFERVTSFGLGCCKFKPPATLVESQIEVVQNQDMNQLDQTVLDQTKSIDTDVCETEMNEGRDNLIGNPLPRAPSLLERLMSGNFGRLKSVKVEEEKKVGSEMEEEEVDAKADDFIKRFKQQLRMERLDSILRYRDILHRRS from the coding sequence ATGAGTGAAGCAGATTCAGTTTCAGCATATGATATGATTGCAAGTTGGCTTATAAGTCCCTCCTGCATATTCCTATTCTTAAACCTTGTCATCGGCACCATTGCTATTACCTCTCGTTTCGCCGCTCAAAGAAAAAATCTACCCGACTCGTCGCAACAACTAGTCCCTCCCACGTCGTCGTTTTTTGAACGAGTGACGTCGTTTGGACTAGGTTGCTGTAAATTCAAACCACCAGCAACATTGGTGGAAAGTCAGATCGAGGTTGTTCAAAATCAAGACATGAACCAACTCGACCAGACTGTATTGGACCAGACCAAATCGATTGACACGGATGTTTGTGAAACAGAAATGAATGAAGGTAGGGATAACTTGATTGGGAATCCGCTACCAAGAGCTCCGTCGCTCTTGGAACGGCTTATGTCGGGGAATTTTGGCCGGTTGAAGTCTGTAAAGGTGGAGGAGGAGAAGAAAGTTGGATCAGAAATGGAAGAGGAGGAAGTGGATGCAAAGGCTGATGATTTTATCAAAAGGTTTAAGCAGCAACTTAGGATGGAAAGGCTTGATTCCATTTTACGTTACAGGGATATACTTCATAGACGATCATGA